ATAATGGAGTAACTTTAACAGTTGGTGTTATAAGTGGTGGAACACGGGCCAATATTATACCTGAAAAAGCCACAGCTGAAATTGATGTAAGACTCCCAGACCTACAAACAGCCCATGAGGTTATTGATAGAATAAAAGAAATTAGTGAAAAGACCGCAGATTCTAGAATCCAGGCTATTTTGGAAGGTGAATTAAATCGTCCTCCCATGATAAAAACTGAGGGGACTAAACATCTGCTAAACATTGTAAAAGACATGGGATCTATTTTAGGTATGGAGATAACAGATACCGCCACAGGTGGAGCATCTGACGGAAATTTTGTTGCAGCTCTGGGAGTACCAGTCCTTGACGGAATGGGACCTGCTGGGGGCAATTATCACCGGGATGATGAGTTTGTCTATAGAAAAAGCCTTTTGCAGAAAACTAAATTAACTGCTCTAACCTTATGCAAGCTGGGAATGGCCTAAAAAGAGAAAAGAATAAAAATAGAAATGGGATTATACAAGTAACACAAAGCTGTTACTTTTTTATTCTTTGTATCAGTAACGTTGCAAAAAAACATTTAGAATTTGTCAAGTTATAATAAATTTTGATAATCAAAGAAATGCTGCGAATTAAGAAGATAAAATAGATATTTTGCTGTATTTGCATTAAAAAATCCTTTATAATAGAGATAACAAGGTAGTCCTTGCCAAATCCCTAATATAAAGGAGTTATAAAATGCAAGGCAAGGATATCAAAAAATCCACTTTTTTGCAACTGTTTAGTCCTATAATTAATGAAAAATTTTTAAATTTGCTGTCAGACATGGAGGTAGATAAGTATTTAAAAAAGTTATCTACAGTAGAACTTATTGAACTGCTAGCCAATTCTCAGATTAATCAAAGAGCTAGCTTAAGAGATATCAGCAAGGACTTTAATAATGATGAATTTTGCGAAGCTTTTGATTGTGAATCCTTTAGTCCTTCACAAATATCTCGTAGATTAAGAGATCTACCAGTAGAGGTAGTAGCTTATTTATTCAAAAATATCACTACGCAACTTGGTAAAGAACTTGGTCATGATAGAATACGTCAAGAAATGGGACGGTTGCTAATACTTGATTCTAGAACCATAAGCTTATGTTTATCCCAGTTTAGATGGGCTAAATTCAGAGAAACTAAAGCAGGGATAAAGCTTCATTTACTACTTGAATTCTGCAATGGTGTGGTTATACCAGAAAAAGCAATAGTTACACCAGCAAAGCCTGCAGATAAAAACATGATGGATGATATGATAATCTATGAACAAGGAACCATCTATGTTTTTGACAGGGCGTATGTTGATTATGAGAAATTTGATGCATACTGTAAAGAGGGTATTTACTTCGTCAGTCGCTTAAAAAGCAATGCAATAGTAGAAGTAATAGAAGATTATCCAACCTCTGGTAACATAACAAAACATCAGCTAGTACGCCTTGGTAAAGATGGCTCTACAAAAATGGAGCATCCCCTACAGCTTATAGAGACACAAGACAGTAAAGGCAATAAGATAATTATCATAACGAATAAGCTAGAACTATCTGTAGATGAGTTAAGTAGTATTTACCTCTATCGCTGGCAAATAGAAGTATTTTTCAAATGGCTCAAACAGCAGTTTTGCATTAAGCACTTTTATGGGCAAAGTCCCCAGGCAGTGGAAAACCAGATACTAATAGCACTAATAACACATTGCTTGCTGATGCTGCTTAAATTAAAAACTGGCTATCAGGGTTTAATGCTAAATTTTAAAAGAATGCTAATCACTTGCTTATTAGAAGCATTTAGTACATTTATTCGCAAGCTTCATCGAAAACCTAAGCGGACCTCGAAGGGGCGACGAAAAATTGACCACGAACTAACTTACAAAATGACTCTAAGGCAGGTGATAGCAGGCGAATCAGATCATTTAGATGATCTTACTTATGACCCAGTACTACTGTAAAGCGCATACTGTCAAAATGTGGATAAGGACTACCCCTTACTTCGCCTTTTTGGCA
This DNA window, taken from Desulfitibacter alkalitolerans DSM 16504, encodes the following:
- a CDS encoding IS4 family transposase, with product MQGKDIKKSTFLQLFSPIINEKFLNLLSDMEVDKYLKKLSTVELIELLANSQINQRASLRDISKDFNNDEFCEAFDCESFSPSQISRRLRDLPVEVVAYLFKNITTQLGKELGHDRIRQEMGRLLILDSRTISLCLSQFRWAKFRETKAGIKLHLLLEFCNGVVIPEKAIVTPAKPADKNMMDDMIIYEQGTIYVFDRAYVDYEKFDAYCKEGIYFVSRLKSNAIVEVIEDYPTSGNITKHQLVRLGKDGSTKMEHPLQLIETQDSKGNKIIIITNKLELSVDELSSIYLYRWQIEVFFKWLKQQFCIKHFYGQSPQAVENQILIALITHCLLMLLKLKTGYQGLMLNFKRMLITCLLEAFSTFIRKLHRKPKRTSKGRRKIDHELTYKMTLRQVIAGESDHLDDLTYDPVLL